The Siansivirga zeaxanthinifaciens CC-SAMT-1 region ATATTGTAAAAATAATGTAAAACATTTTTGAATATTTTTAATAAAAATCGGATTAAATATTTTAAAAAAATGTATTTTGTAATAAGTTTTTAGGTCGGTTTTTATGGATTTGATTAAAATTAATAAATAATTATGACTTAAATCATTACAATAATCAATCAGCTCTTATATATTTGAGTAAATTAAAATTAGAAATTATGACAGTAAAATTTCAGTATGTAAACGTAGATGTAAGTGAAACACTTTCAAGTTTCACAGAAGAAAAATTATCTAAACTTTTTAATAGATATGAGTTTTTAATAAGTGCCGAAGTTTATTTTAAGCAAGAGGGGCAAGATCATGAAAAAGGGAAAATATGTAACATCGAATTAAGTCTTCCTGGACCTCGAATTTTTGCCACTTCAAACGAACATAATTATGAAGTTGCTGTTAGAGAAACGATA contains the following coding sequences:
- the hpf gene encoding ribosome hibernation-promoting factor, HPF/YfiA family, which gives rise to MTVKFQYVNVDVSETLSSFTEEKLSKLFNRYEFLISAEVYFKQEGQDHEKGKICNIELSLPGPRIFATSNEHNYEVAVRETIADLERQIKKRKEVYKTH